A region of the Peromyscus leucopus breed LL Stock chromosome X, UCI_PerLeu_2.1, whole genome shotgun sequence genome:
ccctatgaatgtaaagaaTATGAAGCTTTTGATCAAAACAGTGTTCTTCAAAGTGATGAAAGAACatatactggagagaaaccctatgaatgtaaggaATATGGTGAAGCTTTTGACCAAAACAGTGTTCTTCAAAgtgatgaaagaacacatactggagagaaaccctatgaatataAGGAATATGGTGAAGCCTTTGATCAAAACAGTGTTCTTCAAAgtgatgaaagaacacatactggagagaaaccctatgattGTAAGGAATATGGTGAAGCTTTTGATCAAAACAGTGTtcttcaaagtcatgaaagaacATATACTCGAGAGAAACCCTATGATTGTAAGGAATATGGTGAAACTTTTGATCAAATTATTGTTCTTCAAAGTGATGAAAGAACACAtgctggagagaaaccctgtgaatATAAGGAATATGGTGAAGCCTTTGATCAAAACAGTGTTCTTCAAAgtgatgaaagaacacatactggagagaaaccctatgaatataAGGAATATGGTGAAGCTTTTGATCAAAACAGTGTtcttcaaagtcatgaaagaacatatactggagagaaaccctatgaatataAGGAATATGGTGAAGCTTTTGATCAAAACAGTGTTCTTCAAAgtgatgaaagaacacatactggagagaaaccctatgaaagGAAGGAATATGGTGAAGCTTTTTATCAAATCATTGTTCTTCAAAGTgacaaaagaacacatactggagagaaaccctatgattGTAAGGAATATGGTAAAGCTTTTGAGCAAATTAGTGTTCTTCAAAGTGATGAAATAGGACATACTGatgagaaaccctatgaatgtaaaaaATATGGTGAAGCTTTTGATCAAAACAGTGTTCTACAAAGTGATGAAAGAACatatactggagagaaaccctatgaatgtaaggaATATGATGAAGCTTTTGACGAAAACAGTGTTCTTCAAAgtgatgaaagaacacatactggagagaaaccctatgaatgtaaggaATATGGTGAAGCCTTTGATGAAAACAGTGTTCTTCAAAgtgatgaaagaacacatactggagagaaaccctatgaatgtaaggaATATGGTGAAGCCTTTGATCAAAACAGTGTTCTTCAAAgtgatgaaagaacacatactggagagaaaccctatgaatataAGGAATATGGTGAAGCTTTTTATCAAAACAGTGTTCTTCAAAGTGatgaaagaacacattctggagaaaaaccctatgaatggaAGGAATATGATGAAGCCTTTGATCAAAATAGTGTTtttcaaagtcatgaaagaacacatactggagagaaaccctatgaatggaAGGAATATGGTGAAGCTTTTGATCAAAATAGTGTGCTTCAAAGtaatgaaagaacacatactggagagaaaccctatgattGTAAGGAATATGGTGAAGCTTTTGATCAAAACAGTGTtcttcaaagtcatgaaagaacacatactggagagaaaccctatgaaagGAAAGAATATAGTGAAGCTTTTGATCAAAACAGTGTTCTTCAAAgtgatgaaagaacacatactggagagaaaccctatgaatgtaaggaATATGGTGAAGCTTTTGGTCAAAACAGTGTTTTTCAGCatgatgaaagaacacatactggagagaaaccatatgcATGTAACCAATGTAGTAAGGCCTTTGTACGTCgcagtcatcttcaaaggcataaaagtaCACATACTAGAGAGAAACCTTTTCAATGTAAGgaatgtggtaaaacctttgctcaaaacagtgttcttcaaagtcatgaaagaacacatagaggagagaaaccctatgaatgtaatcaatgtagtAAAGCCTTTGTACGTCatagtcatcttcaaaggcataaaagaacacatactagtGAGAAACCTTTTCAATGTAAGGATTGTGGTAAAACCTTTGCTCGCAACAGTGTtcttcaaagtcatgaaagaacacatactggacagaaaccatatgaatgtaatcaatgtagtAAAGCCTTCATACGTCatagtcatcttcaaaggcataaaagaacacatactaaagagaaaccctttgaatgtaaggaatgtggtaaagcctttgctcaaAAGACTGTtcttcaaagtcatgaaagaacacatactggagagaaaccctatgaatgtaatcaatgtaataaagcctttgcacatcacagtcatcttcaaaggcacaaaagaacacatactggagagaaaccctatgaatgtagcCAATGTGGTAAAACGTTTTCTCAAAACAGTGTtcttcaaagtcatgaaagaacacatactggagagaaatcatATGAATGTAACCTATGTAATAAAGCCTTTGTAtgtcacagtcatcttcaaagacatacaaaaacacatactggagagaaaccctatgaatgtagtcagtgtggcaaagcctttgctcaaaacagtgttcttcaaagccatgaaagaatacatactggagaaaaatcaTATGAATGCAATGTATGTAGTAAAACCTTTGTACgtcacagtcatcttcaaaggcataaaagaatacatactggagaaaaaccttatgaatgtaatcagtgtggcaaagcctttgcTGAAAACAGTATtcttcaaagtcatgaaagaacacacactggagagaaaccatatgcATGTAACCAATGTAGTAAAACCTTTTTTCGTCTCAATCATCTTCGAAGGCATAAAAGgacacatactggagaaaaaccgtATGAATGTAgccaatgtggtaaagcctttgctcgAAGCAGTATtcttcaaagtcatgaaagaacacatactggagagaaaccctatgaatgtaatcaatgtatTAAAGCCTTTACACATCatagtcatcttcaaaggcatgaaaaaaCACATACTGGAGATAAACCCTTTGAATGTTaccaatgtggtaaagcctttgctcaaaacagtgttcttcaaagtcatgaaagaacacatactggagagaaaccctttgaatgtaatcaatgtagtAAAGCCTTTTTAAGTCatagtcatcttcaaaggcatacaagaacacatactggagagaaaccttatgaatgtaaccagtgtggtaaagccttttctcaaaacagtgttcttcaaagtcatgaaagaacacatactggagagaaaccctatgaatgtaatcaatgtagtAAAGCCTTTGTACGTCatagtcatcttcaaaggcataaaagaacacatactagagaaaccctatgaatgtaaaatcaatgtggtaaagcctttgctcaaAACACTGTtcttcaaagtcatgaaagaatacttactggagagaaaccctatgaatgtaaccaATGTAATAAAGCCTTTGTAcatcacagtcatcttcaaaggccTAAAAGAACACATACCAGAGAGAAACCTTTGAATGTTaagaatgtggtaaagccttttctctttttttaaaaaaatatttatttatttattatttacacagaagagggtgccagatctcattacagatggttgtgagccaacatgtgggtgctgggaattgaactcaggacctctggaagaacagtcagtgctcttaacctctgagccatctctctagcccatttttttaaacaccttttttttgaggactggagagatggctcagcggttaagaccactggttgttcttccagaggtcccaggttcaattcccagcaaccacatggtagatcacaaccatctataatgagatctggtaccctcttctggcctgcaattgtatatgcagacagaacactgtatacataataaataaataaatcttaaaaaaaaaagcatgcatcaccatgcctggcaaattCAAGAATTTtgagctgggcggcagtggcgcatgcctttaatcccagcactcaggaggcagagccaggcggatctctgtgagttcaaggccagcctagactaccaagtgagttccagaaaaaggctcaaagctacacagagaaaccctgtcttgaaaaaccaaaagaaaaaggcctTTTCTCAAAACAGCGTTCTTCAAAGTCACATACTGAAGAGAAATCCTATGAATGTAACTAATATAGTAAAGCCTTTATACATCACAGTCATcttaaaagacatgaaagaacacatgctGGAGAGAAACCGTTTGAATGTAACCAATGTGGCAAAGCCCTTTGCACATCACAATAAtcttaaaatacattaaagaaaacatactGGAAAGTAATTCTACAAGAgtaatactattattattaaattgGTATTTTAAAGCCTGTGAATATAACATTAGATTTTGAAGATCTAAAACAAACTCATACCAAAGGAAATGTGACGATAAAGGATTTTGTGAGATCTTCAGCCAACACACTTACATTCACTTACACAATTTTTCTTGAGAGAAAAATCTTACAAGTGTCAAAAATCTCTTCAAGCATTATGATGTCACTCTCTATTTGGTTTATACCTGCAAATTGACATGATCAAAAGGACTATGGATTTAAATGATATGGTAACTCTTTAGAATTTATACTTCTAATTTAGAATTAAAACTTAATGGATGTGTACTAAttcatttctcttgctgtgatatgACATCATGTCATTGTGAACAtaaaaaagtgtttaatttgCCCTTGGCTCCAGAGCATTACAGGATCAGCATGGAAGTGGCATGGAAACAAGTGTCAGACATGGCAGGTAAAGTGGGAAACTAAAAATTCACACCCTTAATCTGCCACATAAATCATAAAATGTAAATTGGAAATGGTACACACTCAGGCCATCCCCCAGTGATATATTTCCTCTAGCAGGGCAATATTTCCTAAATTTTCGCAAATAATACCATAGACTGAGAATGATTGATTTCTCTGATGTCAAGCCTACATGCTTGCTTTCTGTTACATGAACCAATACACGATGGAGAGAAACTCTGTAAGACTTCAGATGCCTCAAGACCTTTGTGACtagaattacaaaagaaaaatatacattagTAAAAATTagttaaagatttgttttaattttaattacatgttGTCAGTCTATACTTGTACATGTGTATTCTGCTCCGAAAGAAGATTAGACCCTTGGAACTTCTTGTAGTGGGAATTACTGCAAGTTTTCAAAATTCTGATTTTGGTCCTGGGAATGAGTTTGTATTAAGATATTGGCCATGTCTCTAGCCTTGTAAATATTTTAgagcttttttaaaatgtcatattgatacaagaaaataggaaagaactaatacaagaaaaaacccTGTTCATGTAAACATTTGGTAAAACTTTAGACATCACAGTTGTCTTCAgtttcaagaaaaagaaacttgTAATATCCATTTTTCCTTGCAGTAAGTAAATTATTATACATGTTTACTAAAGCCTGATAAGATCATATTATGGCTTCTATTTTGCAACATTTGAAATATATGTTGAATTGGCTATATGTATGACAAATCCATTtagtgaagtttattttgtggtcCTTATATTCCTAGTGGGTTTTTTTCATGCTCTATTGTGCTTCACTTCATGGGAGATATTTTTCTGCTGCAATATATATAAGAATGGCCATCATCTAATTGgtgtatttgtatttaaatatcaTGCAGCATATGACCATAATTTTCAAGTAAGGGTGTCTGTGCAAGGGTGGTTGATTTTtattcctggttttatttttcatatttttaaataaattccctGGAAATGCTGTTTGTTATCCTGCCTAGCTTAGACATCAGTAATTAGTCTGGTTGATGATTCAACTCCTAATCCTCATGTATCGGTCTGCTAAGTACAATTCTAAGTGTACATAATGTACTCTcaaaatttttctgttttgtaaagacattttaacaatgttaatgttaaaatacttaataaacaatataaaatgaaattaaatacctcatgtgtgtatgcaaaaaacattttattatatgtatttcctcatctttaaggttttcttttcatttttctcaggtattgttttttctttttctatttagaGCACTTTATTCTTTGTCTCAggcttttctcacacaatataaTTAAGAATTGCTTTgatcatttaattctttttttaccTTATTACCCAAACATTtatacatgatatatatgtatatatttacgatttttttttctctttttttattttattttacaataccattcagttctacatatcatccatgggttcccctattctcccccctacacaccctccccttacccccagtctaccccccattcctacctcctccagggcaaatcctcccccgaggactgcaatcaacctggtagactcagtccaggcaggtccagtcccttcctcccagactgagccaagtgtccctgcataaactccaggtttcaaacagccaactcatgcaatgagcacaggactcggtccaactgcctagttgcctcccaaactgatcaagccattcaactgtctcacctattcagagggcctgatccagctgggggcccctcagcctttggttcatagttcatgtgtttccattcatttggctatttttttcaataattgagtagaaccgaaatttattataagccacagtcgtcctagggacctccatactatatatatagcctctgtggttctatgggctgtggtctgaatgttctttattttatatctagaatccacttatgagtgagtacataccatgattgtctttctgggtttgggttacctcactcaggatgatttttttctaggtccatccatttgcctgcaaatttcatgctttcattgtttttctctgctgagtagtactccattgtgtatatgtaccacatttttttcatccattcttctgttgatgggcatctaggttgtttccaggttctggctattacaaatagtgctgctatgaacatagctgagcatgtatctttatggtatgaatcagtatatgcccaagagtgggatggctgggtcttgaggtagtaagattcctaattttctgagaaaccgccatactgatttccacagtggttgtacaagtttacattcccaccaacagtggaggagtgttccctttgctccacatcctctccaacattggctgtcattggtgtatttgatcgtagccattctgacaggtgtaaggtggtatctcagagtcattttgatttgcatttctctgatgattaaggatgttgagcatttctttaaatgtctttcagccatttgtagttcttgttttgtgaattctctgtttagctctttagcccattttttaattggactgttcagtgctttgatgtctagtttcttgagttctttatatactgtggagatcaatcctctgtcagatgtggggttggtaaagatcttttcccattctgttggctgtctttttgtcttattgactgtgtcttttgccctgcaaaagcttctcagtttcgagagtcccatttattaattgttgtgctcagggtctgtgctgttggtgttttatttaggaaaaggtctccggtgccaatgccttcaagagtgcttcctactttcttttctattaagtttagtgtaactgcatttatgttcaggtctttgatccacttggacttgagttttgtgaatggtgacagatatgaatctatttgtaatcttttacatattgacatccagttatgccagcaccatttgttgaagatactttcttttttccattgtatagttttggctcctttgtcaaaaaccaggtattcatatgtgcatggattaatgtcagggtcttcaattcgattccattggtccgtatgtcggtttttataccagtaccaagttgtttttattactatagctctatagtagagtttgaggtcagggatggtgattccTCCAAAGgatgctttatcatataggattcttttagctatcctgggtcttttgtttttccatatgaagttgagtatttttctttccaagtctgtgaagaattttgttgggattttgatggggattgcattgaatttgtagattgcttttggtaagattgccatttttactatgttaatcctacctatccatgagcatgggagatccttccattttctgatatcttcttcaatttctttctttagagattttaaagttcttatcaaaaaggtccttcacttgtttagttagtgttatcccaaggtattttatattatttgtggctattgtaaagggtggtgtttctctgacttctttctcagcccttttatcatttgtgtataggagggctactgatttttttgagttgatcttgtatcctgccactttactgaaggagtttatcagctgtaggagttccctggtagagtttttggggtcacttatgtatactatcatatcatctgcaaatagtgaaagtttgacttcttccttgccaatttgtatccctttgatctccttttgttgtcttattgctctagctagaacttctagtactatattgaatgaatatggagagagtggacagccttgtcttgttcctgaatttagtggtattgctttgagtttctctctgtttaatttgatgtttgctgttggcttgctataaattgtttttattatgtttagaaatgttccttgtattcctgatctttctaagacctttatcatgaaggggtgttggattttgtcaaaggctttttcagcatctaaggagatgataatgtggtttttttctttcagtttgtttatatggtgtattccattgactgattttcgtatgttgaaccatccttgcatccctgggatgaatcctacttgatcgtgatggatgattgttttgatgtattcttggattcggtttgccaatattttgttgagtatttttgcatcactgttcatgagggagattggtctgtagttctctttctttgttgtgtgtttgtgtggtttgggtatcagggtaattgtagcctcataaaaagagtttagtAGTGTTCCTTTTGtgtctattgtgtggaacactttgaagaggattggtattagttcttcttgaaagtctggtagaattctgcactgaaaccatctggtcctgggctttttttggttgggagacttttgatgactgcttctatttctttaggggttattggtctatttaaatggtttatctggtcttgatttaattttggtatgtggtatttatccagaaaattgtccatttcttcctggttttccatttttgtggagtacaggtttttgaagtatgatctgatgattctctggatttcctcattgtctgttgttatgtctcccttttcatttctgattttgttaatttgggtgctctctctttgccttttggttaatttgccTAGgggtttttctatcttgttgatttttttcaaagaaccaactctttgtttcattgatttttttgtattgttctcttgttttctatttcgttgatttcagccctcaatttggttatttcctggtgtctatttctcctgggtgagtttgtttctttttgttctagagctttcagttgtgctgttaattcattggtatgggattgctccatcttctttatgtgtgcatttagagttatgaattttcctcttagcactgctttcatagtgtcccataagtttgggtatgttgtactttcattttcattgaattctaggaaatctttaatttctttctttatttcttccttgacccattgatgtttcaggtgggcattattcagtttccatgagtttgtgggttttctataatttttgttgttgttgaggcctaactttaaggcatggtggtctgataagatacaggaggttattccaatttttttgtatctgttgagatttgttttgtgtccaagcaggtggtcaatttttgagaaggttccatggggtgctgagaagaaggtatattcttttgtgttaggatggaatgttctgtagatatctattaggtccatttgagtcataatatctgttaggtcctttatttctttgttaagtttcagtctggtagatctgtcttttggtgacagtggtgtgttaaaatctcccactactaatgtgtggggtttgatgtgcattttaaactttagtagtgtttcttttatgaatgtgggtgcttttgtatttggagcataaatgtttaaaatcgagacttcatcttggtggatttttcccatgataaatatgtaatgtccatcctgatctcttttgattgattttagtttgaagtctattttattagatattaggatagctacaccagcttgtttcttaggtccatttgcttggaaagccttttcccaaccctttactcggaggtactgtctgtctttgaagttaaggtgtgtttcttgtatgcagcagatggatgggttctgttttcttatccattctgttagcctgtgtctttttataggtaagtTGAGACCATTgttattgatggatattaatgaacagtgattgttaattcctgttatttttttttgtggttgtgttgtgttgtccttctgtggtgtatgttggtgtgggattatctattgcttgatttttcatggatgtgtttaacttctttgggttggattttcccttctagtgctttctgtagggctgggtttgtggacaggtactgattaaatctggttttatcctggagtattttgtttactccacctatagtgattgagagttttgctgggtataatagtctgggttggcatccgtggtctcttagtgtctgcatgaaatttgtccatgatcttctagctttcatagtctctattgagtagtctggtgttattctgatgggtttgcctttatatgttacttggtctttttcctttggggctcttaatattttttctttgttctttgtgtttagtgttttgattattatgtggcgaggggacttttttttttttgatccagcctattcggtgttctgtaagcttcttgtatcttcataggtatttctttctttaggttaggaaagttttcttctatgattttgttgaatatattttcggtgcctttgagttggtattcttctccttcttctttccctattattcttaggtttggtcttttcatggagtcccaaatttcctggacgttttgtgttatgacttttttgtctttagtgttttctttgactgacgaatctattttctttattgtgtcttcagtgtcagagattctctgttccatctcttgcaatcggttggttatgcttccctcagcatgttttctttattgtctcaaattcatttttctgatcttggaatgtttcttcatctatttaattgctttttcttgacttgatttgatttcttcccattttttgttcgatttttcttccatttctttaagggagtttttttatttcctctttaatggagtttttcatttcctctttaaggaaagtttttatttactctttgagggaatgttttatttcttctttaagggcctctatcatcttcttaaagtcatttttagggttgatttcttctgtttcttctgtcttggtatgttcaggtcttgcaggtgtagaatcactaagttctgatgttgccatataggtctttatattgttgcctgtatttttgcactggcgtctactcatctcttcctctgtgcggtgcatgtggtgtctgtgtctgagagtgcctctcttgttctaatttttagtcttggtttagtaggagttcttggttaaattggtgctattgggctatttcttcaggggcagctgatctcagtcggtgaattatatacttatgattctggtgatctggtttggtggctgggtagtgccttcttctgtgttcccaggtcacgattTGTTccttcgtcaactcctcagctgatcttgtttcttcagacttcaaactgtaggcatctgaatcctctcccagatgggtttcagctgagcggggtagtctcaccaacacctccaattAGTTGGGTTttacaggatcagcagctgggccctgggttgtcctcagagggagtgttcagatttgttctggttccatcccacggagatagcttcttccccaggtgttggggttaggggcgtccctgttccatgCTGCGTTTGCTTGTCTCCgttgctgggcctgtctacctctgcggtccaccgccgggcctgtatgtccctgtcagctgccactgggtctgtctgcctctgcggacTGCCGCCAGGCctatatgtctctgccagctgctgccgggcccatgtgtttctgccggctgccgccgcgggcctacctacctctgcttgtcactgctgctaggcctgtctacctctgtgggcctccaccaggcctgtatgtccctgtcagctgctgtcgctgggcctgtctacctctgcaggcctctGCCACggacctacctgcatctgcttgtctccgccgccaggcctgtctcacatttatatttttaagaatgtcagaaccttgctggatcctcagctggtcttgtctcttcagactggaggcctctgagtcctcatccagaatgggtctcagctgagttgctgctcaaaagcctgaatgcttaaccagccaaatgcttaaccaggcaaatgctcgATCATTTAATTCTGACTGTGCTGTTGATGGCTATGAAGATAGTCCAGTCATTTCTTCTAGTCTGGGTTGTAACCAGtcagtgagaaagaaaaatagaccaA
Encoded here:
- the LOC114700713 gene encoding zinc finger protein 850-like; amino-acid sequence: MKYDVRVNFTEEEWAFLDPSQEYLIEDDMLETYLNLTGLGYTWEDLEFEENCQSFQSHERTEIAHTGEKPYDCKEYGKVENSVLQSDKRTHTGEKPYDCKEYGKAFDQNSVLQSHERTHTGEKLYERKEYSEAFDQNSVLQSDERRHTGEKPYEWKEYGNAFDQNSVLQSDERTHNGEKPYEWKEYGEAFDQNSVLQSDEITHTGEKPYEWKKYGNAFDQNSVLQSDERTHNGEKPYEWKEYGEAFDQNSVLQSDERTHTGEKSYEYKEYGEAFYQNNVLQSDERTHTGEKPYEYTEYGEAFDQNSVLQSHERTHTGEKPYEYKEYGETFYQISVLQSDERTHSGEKPYEWKEYGEAFDENSVLQSDERTYTGEKPYDWTEYGEAFDQNSVLQSDERTHAGEKPYEYKEYGEAFDQNSVLQSDERTYTGEKPYEYKEYGEAFDQNSVLQSHERTHTGEKPYDCKEYGEAFDQIIVLQSDERTHTGEKPYDCKEYGEAFYQIIVLQSDERTHTGEKPYECKEYGEAFHQISVLQSHERTHTGDKPYDCQEYGEAFDQIIVLESDERTHTGEKPYEWKEYGEAFYQNSVLQSDKRTHTGEKPYDCKEYGKAFEQISVLQSDEITHTDEKPYECKEYEAFDQNSVLQSDERTYTGEKPYECKEYGEAFDQNSVLQSDERTHTGEKPYEYKEYGEAFDQNSVLQSDERTHTGEKPYDCKEYGEAFDQNSVLQSHERTYTREKPYDCKEYGETFDQIIVLQSDERTHAGEKPCEYKEYGEAFDQNSVLQSDERTHTGEKPYEYKEYGEAFDQNSVLQSHERTYTGEKPYEYKEYGEAFDQNSVLQSDERTHTGEKPYERKEYGEAFYQIIVLQSDKRTHTGEKPYDCKEYGKAFEQISVLQSDEIGHTDEKPYECKKYGEAFDQNSVLQSDERTYTGEKPYECKEYDEAFDENSVLQSDERTHTGEKPYECKEYGEAFDENSVLQSDERTHTGEKPYECKEYGEAFDQNSVLQSDERTHTGEKPYEYKEYGEAFYQNSVLQSDERTHSGEKPYEWKEYDEAFDQNSVFQSHERTHTGEKPYEWKEYGEAFDQNSVLQSNERTHTGEKPYDCKEYGEAFDQNSVLQSHERTHTGEKPYERKEYSEAFDQNSVLQSDERTHTGEKPYECKEYGEAFGQNSVFQHDERTHTGEKPYACNQCSKAFVRRSHLQRHKSTHTREKPFQCKECGKTFAQNSVLQSHERTHRGEKPYECNQCSKAFVRHSHLQRHKRTHTSEKPFQCKDCGKTFARNSVLQSHERTHTGQKPYECNQCSKAFIRHSHLQRHKRTHTKEKPFECKECGKAFAQKTVLQSHERTHTGEKPYECNQCNKAFAHHSHLQRHKRTHTGEKPYECSQCGKTFSQNSVLQSHERTHTGEKSYECNLCNKAFVCHSHLQRHTKTHTGEKPYECSQCGKAFAQNSVLQSHERIHTGEKPYECNQCGKAFAENSILQSHERTHTGEKPYACNQCSKTFFRLNHLRRHKRTHTGEKPYECSQCGKAFARSSILQSHERTHTGEKPYECNQCIKAFTHHSHLQRHEKTHTGDKPFECYQCGKAFAQNSVLQSHERTHTGEKPFECNQCSKAFLSHSHLQRHTRTHTGEKPYECNQCGKAFSQNSVLQSHERTHTGEKPYECNQCSKAFVRHSHLQRHERTHAGEKPFECNQCGKALCTSQ